One window from the genome of Paramisgurnus dabryanus chromosome 24, PD_genome_1.1, whole genome shotgun sequence encodes:
- the s100b gene encoding protein S100-B: MSDLETCLGTIIEVFHKYSSKEGDIYKLKKSELKELLTNEFPSLLEHVKDQATMDSLMESLDTDGDSECDFQEFMTFITMVTICGHEFFKHHEDE; this comes from the exons ATGTCAGACCTGGAGACCTGCCTGGGAACCATCATTGAGGTCTTCCATAAATATTCATCAAAAGAAGGTGACATATACAAATTAAAGAAAAGTGAACTCAAGGAGTTGCTCACGAACGAATTTCCGTCCCTTCTCGAG CATGTGAAAGATCAAGCTACAATGGACAGTTTGATGGAAAGCTTGGATACCGACGGCGACTCGGAATGTGACTTTCAGGAGTTTATGACCTTCATCACCATGGTTACCATCTGTGGCCACGAGTTTTTCAAACACCATGAGGACGAATAA